The genomic window GGCGTATCTTTTCAATTTTTCGTTAGATTCTATTCAAGCAACCTTTGTTGTTTTGGCTAATGCGAGTTTCGCAGGGCTATTTGAGCAAAATGCCCAACCTCAAGGCGTTGCGGTAGGGACTGCGAATACTGCTCCCGCTCACGCACTCTCTCCCGTGGAGTTTAAAAATATTAATATGATTCTTGATGTGCGCCTCAATGTCAAGGTACGTATCGGGCAAAAGAGAATGCTCTTAAAAGATGTCATTGCGATGGATATTGGGAGCGTGATAGAGCTTAATCAGCTCGCTAACGACCCGCTTGAAATACTTGTTGATGATAAGGTAATTGCTAAGGGCGAAGTTGTGATTGTTGATGGGAACTTTGGGATTCAAATCACAGATATTGGCACGAAACGCGATAGGCTAGAGCAGCTTAGAGGCTAATTTATTGCTTTTTGGTTCCCTAGAGGGCTTAGATTCTTAAAAGTATGGTGTAAGCACTTCTTGCATATATTCAATCAATATGTCTGCTTGATTTCTAAAGGAGTGGATTAGTTCATCTTCTCTTTGCTGCACTATTTGAAAAATACATTCTTGTTTGTCCTGATATCTTTCGTGTTTTTTTAAATGTGTCCTCTGCATCTGCAAAAACTTTTTTATCGTTGTCGTTTTGAGAATCCCCAATTCTTGTTGCAGCTTAATCTTTAACTTTATTATGAGATGAGTAAAATTAAAATGTAAGTCGCCTAAAAAATGAGCGAAGCAAAACCTAAGGTGTGTGGATTGTAATGATTTGGGCTTATTTTATTTGGATAAGCCCAAATGGGCGTGGTGCTTTATTCTTGCTCTTTGTCTTTTTTAGAGATAGGGCAAGCGCCAAGTGGACAAGCCTGTCTCCCTGTCCATACATACAGAGGACAAAAACCAAATGCACCTGTGAGTAAAGGGATAAGCCCCACAAGTCCCCACCAAGATTCAAAATAAAATCCAGCAGCAAAAATCACAAAGGCAAGCACGACTCTTATAATTCGTTCTGTTGTTTTCATATAAGCTCCTTTTTTGCAAAATGTGTGAGGGAGTATAGGGTAAAAAAATAATGATGTCTGTGATAAAATCACATTTTAATGACAAAGCAAGGAGGGTGAAGTGAGCAAAGAGCGACTGAAAGCTATTTTTGCCCCGCTAGGCTTAGCACAGCAAGATATTGAAAGCATAGTCCAACAAGCATATTTTAAAAGTTTTGCGCCAAATACACTTATTAATCAAAATGAGAATTGCTTGGGCTTTATTTATGTGTTTTCAGGGGCTTTACGCGTTTATATTATGGGTGAGAATGCTAAAGAAATTACACTTTTTAATCTTAAAGAGAATGATTATTGTCTTCTTTGCTCGCATTGTGCGCTGCATTCTATACATTATGATATTTTACTTGAGAGCAGCCAAAACACAGAAGTGCTTATTGTGCCCCATCAGTTATTTTCTAGGCTTAAAGATACTTATCCTACGCTTTCAAATTTCACACTCACGCTTATTTCTAAGCGACTAAGCCAAACCATATCCACACTTGAGCAAGCATTATTTAAGCCGCTTGTTGAACGAATCCGTGAATTTTTGTATGAAAATGCGCATAATGGGGAGATTCTCATAAGCCACGAAGAAATTGCTAATCATCTAGGGAGTTCGCGTGAAGTCATCTCACGAATCCTCAAAGAAATGGAAAATAAAGGCGAAATTAAACGCGCTTACAAAAAGATTATTCTGTTAAAGATAAAGGGACAAAATGTTTTTTAAATGGTGTCTTAAAATCGGTGGTGCATTAGCTGTGGGCTCACCTGTGCTTTTTGCTATGATTGCAATTATGATTGAGCCTGTGGGGATTGGATTTGCTATTGGCTATGCTCTTGCCTTTGCACCTTTTATATTCCTTGCATTTTGTGTATTGGGTGTTATTTTAGAGGGTATTTATACTTTTTGCACGCGCAAACTCCTTTTGCCCAAACTCAAAGAATTTACTATTTTTCGTGCCCGAAATGGACATTTTCTCATCTCTTTTAAAAGGCAAAATATTTTTCATAAGCTAGAAATTAAGCTTTTAGGGGATATGCGATGTCAAGTGTGGCATAGCACGAGGCAGAGTGTGAATCAAGAGTGGCGTGAGCAATCTTCACAACAAAGCCTTATCAATGAATTTTGCAATAAAAATCTGCCTTTGGTTGGCAATCTCCCAGCACTTTTTACCTTTCTTGATTTTTGTGCAAAAGTGCCTTTAGTAGGGGATAAAGATGCAATCCTGCTTCATCGGGGTATGTCTATCTATTGGGATTTTCCGCTTTTAAATGATGAGCCACTTCCGCAAGAAATTCAATCTCTGCACAAGCGAGAGAAAAAAGTCATCATCAAAAGATTTTTCGCATTATGCTTGTTGATTATCACGCCTATATTTGCTCTGTGGTTGTATTTACAGAGTGCTTTTTATCCTTGTAGTATTTATTATGCCGTGCAAGAGGGCGATATAAAAAAGTAGGGAATCTTTTAAAAAATGGAGCAAATCCAAATGTGTTATGTTGGAAAAGCAAACTTGCTGCATTTTTATCTGCGATATTGAATATAAATTGGGCAATCTCCGCTCCAAAAAGCGATTGAGGATAATGAAAAATACATTGAGCAAGAGCGCACATATCGTAATAATAGTGAAATAATCAAGCTCCTTATAGAATTTGGAGCAAAATAGAAAATCCTCTCTTCAATAGCAAAGAATCTTGATTGTCTTGTTGCTATAAGATAGAAAAATAAAGAGCAGAATTGAAACCTTGCGTCTACAATTACAAAAAAAAAAAAAACGATATTTTTGCAGATGAATGTGCTAGAATGCAGAAATTTGTTCTTTGGGGGTGGCTATGAATCTTAAAGATATGCAGAGGAGAGAAATTGAATCTTTAAAGAAAATTGGTTTATATTCTAGTGTAAGCTTAAGCACAATGCAAAAAATATGCAAATATGTATCGGCTATCATTGTGTTTGTGTATCTTGTTTTTGTTCAGGTGAAAACACCTTTTCTTTCACATACTTTTATTAATGTATTTACAGGAGCGGGTTTTGCTTTTTACCTCTTTAAAAAAGACTATTTTAAAGTTGGGTTGCTTACGCTCTATATCGCTTTTGGCGGTATATGCCTTCTTGGTGTGCTCTTTTATCAAGGAATTTTTGGAGTAGAACATTTTAAATTACAAGAAATACTTGAAATTATCGCATCAAACAATGAGGATCTACACTCTCCTTATCAAGCAGGTTTATTGATGACTTGGAGTTTTGTGCCGCCACTCCTTTTTACACTATTAGCAGCCTTAAGCGTCTTTATGCGGCGATTTGAAAGCAAACTCCCTGCTTTATTTTTACTCTATTTACTTCTTTTGCCTTTTGTATGGTTAATTGGCTGTATAATTGTGGGTGTATTTATAATTGATGATATTTAATTCTTTGCTCTTTTTGCAATCTCTTTGGCAATATCATATCCATACTTGATAGCAGCAGCGATTGAGCCACCATTTTTAAGCGCAATATCCCCCGCTACAAAGATATTTTTCACACTGCTTTCCCATAAAGGAGAGCAAAGCGGCACACCCTTTTCATCTGTGGTAATAGAGCATTTTTTCAAAAAATCAATAGGTGAAGCACCACCAATAGCATAAATCACCCTATCAAATACATCTTTACTCCCATCGCTAAAATGCACTCCTACCTTTCCGTTATCATCACTTAGCTCTGTAATATCAATGCCAAGCTTTGTGTGAAGTGAGCCATTTGCAATCACATTTTTAAGTGCAGCCGCATTTGTATCATTAATGCGTGAAAACTCACTTCGGCGGTAATTAAGCGTTACGCTCCCACCATTGTCTGCACTTTGGGCTAAATCATACGCATATTCCACAGCAGAGTTTCCTCCACCTACAACGAGAATCTTTTCATTTTTTTGCGCATCATTGGCATTGAAATTAATATATTTACGAATTGTCGGTGGCAAAGTATAGCTTGGTTTATTGGGTTGTCCCATTTTCCCTATACAGATAACGACAAAACACGCCTTATAGCTGCGATTATCTGTTGTAGTAATCACAAAGCCTTCACTATCTTTGCAAGGCACAACAGATTCCACATCGCTTTGATAAGTTACTTCAACAGGAGAGAGAATCTCATCAAAAAGTGCTAATGTGCTTTCTCTATCGCCATCTTTAAAGTCAATCTTTCCTTCTAATTGCACAACTTGCCCTTTGTAGTCTTTATCCACGCGTTTGCCTTCTTTGTAAAACTTGCGAATACTCATATTGTGCGAATCACCTTTTTCAAGTGCTATCACACTTAAATTGCGTGCTTGAGATTCTATGATAGCACTAATCCCGGCAGGTCCGCAGCCTACTACGGCTACATCATATATTTTATTCATCATTGCCTCCTTTATTTTGTATGGCAGGTTTATTTTGTTTTTTATCAGTTTTTGCAGCAAGGTTTAAGTCTTCCACAGAATCAAAAAGCACACCCTGCATCATTTTGTTTGCATCATCAAATTGTCCATTTTTTAAGCCCCATATAAATGCAAGCAATCCAAATAAGCCTAGCACAAGCGATACAGCAAGCATAATCGCAACCATTTCAACATTCATTTTATGCCTTTGGTAGTGATTTAAGATGCACGGATTTTAGCATATTTTGGTAGGTTAAGTTAAATGAATCTATAAGGATTTTATATTTACTAAATTGTAGCTACAATAATTGTAGTATTAGCAAAGTCATAACTATATTTAGGAGGTATATGATGTCAAAGGAACAGCAAATATTAAAACCAAAGAAAAAGATGGGTGTGGTGCTTCTGCTAAGCATAGGCTTTTGTATGCTAATGCTTTTTTCGTGTGTTATCGTGTTTTTAAGTCTTAATCGCGTGGGTAATATCAACTCGGCACTCACTCAAATCAATGATGAAAATGCTCTTGCTCAACGTTATGCGATTAATTTCCGCGGCAGTGTGCATGATAGAGCTATTGCCATTCGTGATGTAGTGTTGATTGATGGTGAAGACAAAAAGGGCTTACAAGACCTTTTGGGGCAGATTAACTCATTGGAGCAATTCTACAAAGAAGCCGAAGATAATATGAAAAATATCTTTATTAATACAAATAGGCTTAGTCAAGAAGAACTTGCTATACTCCGCAATATTGATGAGATACAATCAAAGGCTATTCCGCTTATCGTGCAAATCACTCAAGCAAAACTTGCTGGAGATTCTAATAAAGCCTATGTTTTACTTAAGAATGTCTCGCCATATTTTACACAATGGCTCAAAGAAATAAATGTGTTTATCGACCACAAGGAAGAGCTGAACGGGAAACTAACGCAAAAGTTAAGGAGTGATGTTGATAGCTTTAGAATTGAGCTTTTGGTTATTTTGGCACTCAGTATTGTTTTTGGTGTGATTGTGGCGGTTGTTATTGTGCGCACATTGCATAGTTTGCTTGGTGGTGAGCCTTATATCGCTTCACAGATTGTGGCAAAAATTGCAAATGGTAATCTCATTGATCCTGTAGGATATAAAGGTGAGGATTCAATGTTGGCTTCCATTGCAATGATGCAGCATAAACTTAGAGAAATTGTGGAGTTTATCATACACTCTTCAAATAAAATTAATGATGCAGCTATACAAGTGGCGGATACTTCACACAAAGCTCAAGATGCTGCTCATACACAAATGAAAAGTTCAATTGATGTAGCAGATAAGATAGGACAAATGAATCAATCTGTCATTGAGGTGTCAAATATTGCCAAACAAACAGAGGAAAACTCTATGAAGAGCGTAGAAGTTTCTACAAAAGGTGTGGAGATTATTAATATCACAGCTCAAGAAATTGGTAAAATTACAGAAATGATTAGCTCTTCAGCAGATAAGATTCGTAGCTTACAGCAGCAATCTGTGGAGGTTGGCGGAAGCGCCGAGCTGATTGCAGAGATTGCCGATCAAACAAATCTTTTAGCCCTTAATGCAGCTATTGAAGCAGCAAGAGCAGGAGAACACGGAAGAGGATTTGCTGTTGTTGCAGATGAGGTGAGAAAGTTAGCAGAACGCACTGCTTCTACAACGACAGAAATTGCAAATATGATAACACTTATTCAAGAAAATATAGGCTCTTCTGTTAGCTCAATAG from Helicobacter typhlonius includes these protein-coding regions:
- the fliY gene encoding flagellar motor switch protein FliY is translated as MKAFIDLIVAETIATLEGLMGKTPSVTHTSDTDVSLENLPVPYSISYIVASGDGSGELAMVIPVAMGTALADMMLGGDGESKDDMSDDDLDAIKEISSNIFGAVSTSLNAQKELPKLNFSCTNIEFVKNEIDLSRFSKAYLFNFSLDSIQATFVVLANASFAGLFEQNAQPQGVAVGTANTAPAHALSPVEFKNINMILDVRLNVKVRIGQKRMLLKDVIAMDIGSVIELNQLANDPLEILVDDKVIAKGEVVIVDGNFGIQITDIGTKRDRLEQLRG
- the ccoS gene encoding cbb3-type cytochrome oxidase assembly protein CcoS, with the protein product MNVEMVAIMLAVSLVLGLFGLLAFIWGLKNGQFDDANKMMQGVLFDSVEDLNLAAKTDKKQNKPAIQNKGGNDE
- a CDS encoding YgaP family membrane protein, which codes for MKTTERIIRVVLAFVIFAAGFYFESWWGLVGLIPLLTGAFGFCPLYVWTGRQACPLGACPISKKDKEQE
- a CDS encoding NAD(P)-binding domain-containing protein, with protein sequence MNKIYDVAVVGCGPAGISAIIESQARNLSVIALEKGDSHNMSIRKFYKEGKRVDKDYKGQVVQLEGKIDFKDGDRESTLALFDEILSPVEVTYQSDVESVVPCKDSEGFVITTTDNRSYKACFVVICIGKMGQPNKPSYTLPPTIRKYINFNANDAQKNEKILVVGGGNSAVEYAYDLAQSADNGGSVTLNYRRSEFSRINDTNAAALKNVIANGSLHTKLGIDITELSDDNGKVGVHFSDGSKDVFDRVIYAIGGASPIDFLKKCSITTDEKGVPLCSPLWESSVKNIFVAGDIALKNGGSIAAAIKYGYDIAKEIAKRAKN
- a CDS encoding methyl-accepting chemotaxis protein; translated protein: MMSKEQQILKPKKKMGVVLLLSIGFCMLMLFSCVIVFLSLNRVGNINSALTQINDENALAQRYAINFRGSVHDRAIAIRDVVLIDGEDKKGLQDLLGQINSLEQFYKEAEDNMKNIFINTNRLSQEELAILRNIDEIQSKAIPLIVQITQAKLAGDSNKAYVLLKNVSPYFTQWLKEINVFIDHKEELNGKLTQKLRSDVDSFRIELLVILALSIVFGVIVAVVIVRTLHSLLGGEPYIASQIVAKIANGNLIDPVGYKGEDSMLASIAMMQHKLREIVEFIIHSSNKINDAAIQVADTSHKAQDAAHTQMKSSIDVADKIGQMNQSVIEVSNIAKQTEENSMKSVEVSTKGVEIINITAQEIGKITEMISSSADKIRSLQQQSVEVGGSAELIAEIADQTNLLALNAAIEAARAGEHGRGFAVVADEVRKLAERTASTTTEIANMITLIQENIGSSVSSIEAIVPQIDKGQKLILDSVQTLEEIQSQAQDSLQKAQVVASSSSKQEYTMESISQDIQDITTLSQETRTALENAAQTIEELQHISDSLKNYMAYFKV
- a CDS encoding Crp/Fnr family transcriptional regulator; the protein is MSKERLKAIFAPLGLAQQDIESIVQQAYFKSFAPNTLINQNENCLGFIYVFSGALRVYIMGENAKEITLFNLKENDYCLLCSHCALHSIHYDILLESSQNTEVLIVPHQLFSRLKDTYPTLSNFTLTLISKRLSQTISTLEQALFKPLVERIREFLYENAHNGEILISHEEIANHLGSSREVISRILKEMENKGEIKRAYKKIILLKIKGQNVF